The Chanos chanos chromosome 16, fChaCha1.1, whole genome shotgun sequence genome has a window encoding:
- the jpt2 gene encoding jupiter microtubule associated homolog 2, translating into MTSTNTFQGLDTGSKPSSRVLRPPGGGSSNLFGGYDEDSSASRRPNKMASTVFAPPEEVQAGPKRSNPPGGKSSGIFGEPDTPPAQQKPAAPGGVSGGIFGESESNLPAVKSHPNKPRDNISLGMDATPEPPVPQQKETVVEEVKVEAAPPQDTPTKEAPAPPPNQEAADPGPHGPTEKDHEPRLGPRPRSHNRVLNPPGGKSSVVFY; encoded by the exons ggTACTGCGACCTCCCGGTGGTGGATCCAGTAATCTGTTTGGTGGCTATGACGAGGACTCATCTGCGTCCAGACGGCCAAACAAAATGGCCTCCACAGTTTTTGCACCTCCCGAGGAGGTTCAGGCGGGTCCCAAACGCTCCAACCCCCCAG GAGGGAAGAGCAGTGGTATTTTTGGGGAGCCAGATACCCCCCCAGCTCAGCAGAAGCCTGCCGCCCCCGGTGGAGTTTCTGGTGGCATCTTCGGAGAGTCTGAGTCAAACCTCCCCGCTGTGAAGAGTCATCCGAACAAACCAAGG GATAACATCTCTTTGGGCATGGATGCGACGCCTGAACCTCCGG tgCCTCAGCAGAAGGAGACAGTGGTTGAGGAGGTGAAGGTGGAGGCAGCTCCTCCTCAGGACACGCCCACCAAAGAAGCCCCCGCCCCGCCTCCCAACCAGGAGGCTGCCGACCCGGGTCCTCATGGGCCGACAGAGAAGGACCATGAGCCCCGCCTTGGGCCACGCCCACGTTCGCACAACAGAGTCCTCAATCCACCAGGGGGCAAATCCAGCGTGGTCTTTTACTAG